The DNA sequence AAGAAAGAGTTGGGAAGAGGAGAAAGATAAAGTGATTCGCTATCAGAAGCAGCTTCAGCAGAACTATATAAAGATGTACACGAGGAATCGAGAACTCGACCGATCTCTCCGTGACCTCAGACTGGAGCTGGAGATGAGAGATCAGGACGATGACAGCAGTGGAAATGAAGTCACCTTTGATGACATCGCCGCAACGGAGATCTAGTATCTTAAACCGATGTCTACTGCCATGCGATGCTTTTCAGAAATGCATTCTGCCTTTAATAAAGATCCACCAGCTGCAAGTCAACATAAAATGATTGCAACCCATTTTACATCAGTATTGTGAATGACATAAAGCTTATTGGATGGTAAAGAATGTCTCAAAATATAAGGTGGTATATAGTCTTGATGACATCACTTAAGAAGGTAAATTGTTTTAGAGAAGCTGTGACTGAGTCGTTTTGAAGAAAGATCACTAAGACGAACATTGTTTTGAATAACATGCACTGATGAATCATTGACAGTAAGAGCAGATCAGAGCGTATAAGACGAGAAGATACACAGATCTGTCAAAAACACATCATCACATCTACCTTCAGACACACACAATCCCAACGCTTTACACATGCTGTAATATGATGAGATGCTTGCTTAGCTTACAATCTTACTTATACAATGCAATATTTGTgaaaaagtatttatttgaCTTCAAgtgtcattatttattttggGATTGTAATTCAAACATTGAAGCACAAAACAGTCTCATTTaatgaatgtgtgtgtctgcgtgtgcgtctgcatttgtgtgtgtgtgtgtgtgtgtgtgtctgaagTAAACTCACAGAAGTGAGGAAGATTTTGTGTGATTCATGGCTTCATTTATCACTCCATCTGCACTAAACCAATCCAACAACAACATTTAACTCATTATTTTCCTTATTAAATAAAAAGCACAGATGAAGTGGATTCATGCTGTCAGAATGATTGTAATCGTGTTTCAGAGCAGTGAAAATCACTCATAAATACAGAAAGAAAAGGAGAACGCTCAGATATCTGTTATCATTATATCATATGTTGAAATATAATATTGTAATGAAACAAAACCACACATGATTGATCCACATTGATATTATCATATATGCGGTATAATCTGAGATATTAATTCTGACACAACAATAATTAATCCTAAGGTCCATAGACGCTGTGTTTTATGGCCATATGCGTAAGCTATAGACTGTTATATTTGTACTCGACTAAAACACTGTTACTGTTTAGATTCATGCTGTATACTCAATAAGTTTATAATGGACACTATAATGTGTACTTACTACATAGAAGTCACTGTGAATAGACCAAAGGATGTTTAAGCGCTCTGTATTGTGTGAGTGATTCTTCTGGCAgtattgtacattttttaaataaccgtGTTTGTATGAAGTCAATACATGTCTATTTTTCATGCTGTACTGTATATTCCTATGAGCTATTATTTGTAATTAAACCGCTGCACTGAACAACATTTACTTGAATTTTattcaaactttaaaacgcatctGAAAATGCTTTTACATTTCTAATTATTAAGAGTTATCATCACAGTCACCAGAGGCATTCATTTATAAAAACAGCATTTGTCCTAAAGAGAGCCGAGCTGCCCAGCGTGCTGTGTGTGTGAAGTCAGTTGTCAGCAATATGAGCATGTGGACGGATGAATCATGTCAATCATTTCCTGATAATAATGATCATGTAAGAGCACTTCCCAGAATGCTGTGCAGGTTACTCAGTGTGACTGTCTATTGGCAGCTAAGACAGTCAGTGTGTTGAGTGCATTGAAGTCGTTTAAATTAATTCAGGTGACAAGACAACGTCATGATGAAAATCAATCTAAAGGTTCTGATGCAGTGATGATAAACTCCGTctgacagtcctgcagagtttacatccaacacacctgcctgGAAGTTTCTAATAATCTTGAATTAGCTGGATCAGGGCTGTTTCATTAAGGATCGgatctaaactctgcaggactgtttCAGATTAAggtagcgtgcacaccaaagcatttaaacgCGGCTGTCACGCCTCCACTGTGACTGGatggccgtgtgaaaactgacaatgacgagctgagcttttcacccaaagttgaatatttttaactctCAGCACTGAGCATGTAAAAACTGGCGAGCGCCGGCTGTCAGCGTGAAAAAAAATGCAGCGCTTCCAttagaaacaattgaaaacatacaccagcgtaaaagctttggtttgCACGTCCCCAAAGACTGCAGAGTATTTTAGTTCTGCTGTATAATGTTACTGGAGTGTGTTGTGGGTACTTTGACCACGAGCTCCATAGGATCAGTGGCTTTATTTTTGAATGCCTCTCGTATGATGTCTACTGCATCCTGATGGGTCACACCCTGGAGAGAAACACCATCCACTGACACCAGCTCAAACCCTGCCTGAGACACAGAAAACAGGTTTATAAACTCATCATCTAAACCTTCATCAATAGCAGGGTTGTGCAAACTCAGGAGTGCCACTGTCCTGAaaagagtttagctccaacttgcctcaacTAATCTACCTGGATGTTTTAATGATGCGCTGGTTCAGGTGTGTAAGAGCTAAACTCCAGCATGATAGGACAGTGGCCCTCTTGGACACCACTGATCAAGTTTCTTACCTGCAGGACATCATTAGCAGACGCCGCTCCTCCTGGGAAAATCTTCTCGATCTTCACCGTAGGCTGAACACGGGACTCCGCCCCACCTGATATACTGATCCCTAATCAgagtaaaacacattttaattacacttcacCCACATCACAAACTACACACAGACTTTATAATGAAATGTGTGTAAAACTGTGAATACACTGTCTGCGACAGGTCCATAAAACTAAATGTATCCATCAAATATCAGAAAGGTTTGTGCtctatttagatttattttaatgcacTAAAGTGAAAAGTAATATGAAATAATACCCAGAGACTGCTTGGTTTTGCTAATGTTGACTGTAGTGAACTCAAAGCAGTCCTGCTCCATGTGGGCATCATGGTTGTGTGTTTCACGGCCTGATCTCTGATGTTGCCAGGACTGTTTTATGGGTAACACGGTTGAACTGTGAGACATTTTAAGGGAACCAAAGATCTGTGACAGCAGCGGCCTCTTGTGGCGAGGCATGTCCACTACAGTGAACAACACATCCTGTCCCGGTTCCTCTTCACCGTCTGTCCTGATCCCTGGAAGCCGCCCACTTTTTGAAATGACGGCATAACCCGAGTGTAAAATCAGGGCATCGGGTCGGGTCAAACTATTCTCAGGTGTCTGTGGAGAATCTGAATGTGTGTTTTCTGCCAATAGCCAGTTGGGGAGAAGAACAGAGGAGCTGGATGATCTTAATGTGTCTGTGTGCTTATAAGCGTCTAGAGGAACGTCCTGTAACGTGCTGAAAGCTGTGGACGTCTGCAGAGGTTCGTTCTGTTCTTTATAACAGGACAGGGCGAGCTGCTCTAGATCTTCTTTAACCCGTTTCTGTTTCTCCACATCCTGCGCTGAATGCAGCTCAAACTCACCGTGGAGATCTGAGACAGAGAGACATACGAGTTATGATCTGTGAACCGTCAGTCAGCTGATTATTGAGgtaaaatacacatttacaaAGGGTCGTAGGCATGTCCATCTAAGTTACGTTAATGCTACATCCTTTAATATTCCTGTTCCTGTGAATCAACTGGTAAAGCTTGTTTGTTAACAGTCCAAAAGATTGTGGGTTGGATTGTCAGGGTATGCACGAatactaataaaaatgtgttgctttggataaaagcatctgccaaatgcacaagTATTATGTAAAATACAATATGACCAAGTATGATAATGATGTTATGATAGTGGTCATGTGATACGCTACCAATCTATACCTTAAAATCGACCCCATTTACTTACTCTTTACACAGTGCATGTTATTTAGAAATAAATCACACCACAGAAGAAACATTGGTTCAGTTTTTCTACCACATCACAAGACATCATGTAAATCATTCTGAATGAGAAGCCCCAGTGAATCTCAGGAAGTGGTTTGTGACATAAACTTCACCTGTCATAGGAGGAACAAAGTGACGTCTGGGTGTGCGGTCTGTCCGAGGGGAGAGCAGTGGAGAATTTCTACCTAAATTTATACAAATAAAGCGTCTGTCTGCGATCATGCACCAGAGTTTAAATGTACGTTAAGATGGTTTTTAATATTTGATAAGAACTTTACATGAACGACTCTTCAGAATATCATAAGCTTCTTCTTCATATGGAGCCACCGTGTGGTTAAAGAGCAGAAGATCATCAGAGGACACAAGCGTTCTGAAAgagaataatatttatatatttataaccgACATTCATCTGATTAGAGTAATAAACTcgttatgtatttctgaaggagggacttcatagaacaaggaagacatcagaccgtttataggacagtgaaaacagcggcgctatacagataagtcaattgtgtgaaaaataccatgtttttttacatgtgaaacatgaacacatgttatattgcacactgtaatAATCCCTTcataaacacagaaaaaaaccGGGCCTTTAAAGACATTATAAAGATATTCACATTGAAAGAAGTGTACAAACGTACTGTGGTTTGACATCACCTGATCTCTCTGAGCAGCAGGAGTTTCTCTGGTGTGTTTAGTGTATTCAGTAGGGTGTTCACCAGCGCCTGCACCCCTCCATCTGTTAAATACTGGAGGTAGATTACATGTGAGTTTAATTAGAGTTTAAATGTTAATTCTGTCCATCATCAGGACTGTAGGTTGAAATCTCTCTTACCCTCTGACAGATCTCCAGCAGCACATTCACATCTTCATCCTCCAGTAATCTAACAGCCATttctctcacgcgagtcagagCGTCCTGCCCAgatacatcatcatcatcatcatcatcatcataccTGCCTACAGAAACATACAGCTTTTAATCAAACACATTTAACAATTAAGTAACATATTTAGGTGAATCTCAAGACATTTTAGCTAAGCAAATCAACAAGTcgacatttataaaactgtgcataGGATCCTTAATAAAAGTCTATAtgcgcacaaaagccaaaaattaCGTACGGCAAAAAATATTCACTTATAAAACCGTGCGTACCTGTAAGCAATGTTACCttaataaatcacagatcacctgcaagtgtgcataCACGAATCTGCCTCATATCCCGCCCTGTACACCCATGTTTAACCATAAATAGTCAATGCAAATCACCTCATGAAGCATTTATATGTTTAGAGCAGTTAGACAGAACATTAACACCTTGTCAATATCACAACATGATTTAGTGGTatcactaaaataaaattaatattttctgCTCGTATAGTGCACGTGTATGATATATGCTGCATGAGCGTTTCCCTCGCAGtcatataaaaatgaataagTGTTATTTCAGACTTACATTAGTTTAGTGCACTTTTCCatatcaagtttgttttttatagatcacaacctttgtaTGGGAAGTGGCGTACGCATGATTCTAACcaacgctttataaatgagacccctggtgTTTAATGTTACCCTGATTGCTCTCTGAACGGGACACAGATCTGGAGGAATCTCTCTTCCGGAACAGACTGATAAAGGTTCTGGAGCGCTGAACGGGACGGTTTATCTCTTGATTTATTCTCCACTTCTCTTCTTCTGTTAAAACAGACTGTATTATTGCCAGATGATCATGAAATTATTGCCATCAGGAGTCTGAAAGTGcaacattattattatgaacCATCCTGACACGAGTCATTTTATCACAGTATAGTTGTTTCTGATTGAACTCAATATATTTAAACACTAAATAGCTACTTGTTAACAAGCATACATCTCTTCAACAGTACTTcatcttttatatatttttatcttaTCTGAAGCTATATGGACACAATGCAAAAGatgtaatatttaaaacaaatgaatGAGTCAAAGTCCTGTGTTTTCACCCATTGCACCCAGCCCACCTGATGCAGTCACATGACTTTGCGTTCGGCGTATGGGAGGACCGGTTTGACCCGGAGCCACGATCCGGCCTTCCCTCCTGTTTGTCTCTCCTTCGCTCCGGATAACAGAGTCCTGCAACAGCTCCACGGTTCCTCGACTCAACGTTCGCAGTTGCTCTGACTGACCACCGTTATTAGTGGGACCCGAATGAAACTGGGACTCGGTGGAGCTGCGCACGTCAGACATTTTGGCTCCTAAGGGTAAACTAACAGGCAGAGTAGCTTGAGAGAGACCACTCATAGATCCCAGAGGAGTCCCAGATGACAGCGAGGACACAGACGACTGAGAATCAGACTCTGTTTCGCTACCTGCTGAAAGAGGTCAAAGGTCATAACAACCAGAGGCGGacttgagtattttaagtaaatttttcaAGAATCTGTGCTtcatcagagtgtttgtcttgggaaaaaattactttacaaaaaatgagtagaatcatactgtgtattccttttatatttcatattaaaattgatttaatacctaattacataacaattgtgtacttttacttttcttgagtgaaagtacaaaagtactttttactaaagtaaaagtaaaaaaatactagatgtttaatgtacttaaccaaaaacttgaaattatgatttgtagtggagtaaaaattatgataatatgctttggaatgtatgttttccaaagaaaaacactgataaaatacgaatacttaaaaatgtacttttatgtagaaagtaaaaatactttaaatagtGTCCGCCTCTGATAACAACAGATTTATATTGTTGTATAGAAGCTGATATTTTTGAAGCTTACATTTATTCATCCAGCTAAGCTCTGTCACCATCTCTTTATACGCTGGATATCTTCCTGCTTCCTGTGGTGGAAACAGAGCAGCATTAACATCACATGAACTCATTTGTCTAAAAGCAGAACTATATGATAGATTGATACACACAGCGTCAATGAGTTTACACAGATATCTGTTCCAGGCCTGAGacacacacaagcacgcacgcacgcacgcacacacacacacacacacacacacacacacacacacacacacacagagacccACATCAACCATCTGTCAGAGTCGAGCatcactgtctgtctgtctgtctgtgtacaCTTACTTTAATGGTCAGTAAGACATGAGGTTGACTCTTCAACACCTCCACTGCTCTTTGATGACTGATGTTCTCAAAGCTAACACCATTGGCCGACAGGATCTGATCTCCCATTTTAATCCCACCCTGTTCTGCCAGACCGCCAGGATCCAGCCTGCCAATCAGACACAACGGACCCATAAATATTAAGTGTAATATGAatataatgcaaaataaaacattaatacTACTTGCTATTAGGTTATATTGAAGACTGCACAATCGTAAAGACATATtaaagagtgtgtgtgtgtgtgtgtgtttaatgttGTACTAACTTTGATATGTATATGCCCAGGTTATACTCTCGTCCACCACGGATGTTGAGCCCCAGACAGGACTGAATGTGAGAGAGATGTAAGTGAACCGTCCGACAAAGAGCTCCATCTGAACTGTATGCAGAGACAGGAGTGTCTGATTCTTCTACAATCATCCGACGGTGAATCAGATCCACCCTAAACCCACACATACATGTATCAGATCTCATAGTGCTGGACCTCTGAGGGTCTGAATGAGTGTGAGACTCACCATGTGGTTTTCTCATTGGTATATCGGCCTCCAGGTACACGGCCCACACGCTGAACGGCCAATCGGAGGCGAGTGTGATCCGTCAACACTTTCACAGCGCTGCTCATACTGATATTTTCCATACTGACACCGTTTACCTCTAATAACTTATCACCAACACACAACCCTGCCAgctctacacaaacacacacacaagcacatgtatgtacagtataaaagtttttttacacgCTTATGATGATGGACAAAAGTCTGAGGATATGAGACCAGCTTTAGACCTCCTACAGAAACATAACTGTCTTGTGTTCTGaggtgtttttaattttaatcatAGGGTATCCTTTAGGATTCTTTAATGTAAGTGACATCAGCTATTACTAGGGTTGCAAAATACCAGGAATTTAGAGGCTgtaaactttccatgggaataaacttgaatttatgGAAATTTGAAAAATGTGCATAGCATAGTTGCCTGTAACAGAAGGTTTCATGCAATTTGACATGCACACTGCTTATTATGGGCCACTGAGGCCACACCCCCTGCATTCTTCATAACATACACAGATCATGTCTTGAAGCCAGTAAATTAGTTATCTAAATGTAAGCCAGCACTATTTCATTGAACATTTATGAGGTTATCTATCATGTACAGTAGCTGTGATGATCTTACTTTTATATTCTTCTAGTCAGTTTTCTGTTATCATACAGATTTACTGTACCACCCAAA is a window from the Misgurnus anguillicaudatus chromosome 4, ASM2758022v2, whole genome shotgun sequence genome containing:
- the pdzd7b gene encoding PDZ domain-containing protein 7 isoform X3, which encodes MTTGEVVRLTVIRGDDGQLGFSVRGGSEHGLGVFISKVQRNSSAELAGLCVGDKLLEVNGVSMENISMSSAVKVLTDHTRLRLAVQRVGRVPGGRYTNEKTTWVDLIHRRMIVEESDTPVSAYSSDGALCRTVHLHLSHIQSCLGLNIRGGREYNLGIYISKLDPGGLAEQGGIKMGDQILSANGVSFENISHQRAVEVLKSQPHVLLTIKEAGRYPAYKEMVTELSWMNKSGSETESDSQSSVSSLSSGTPLGSMSGLSQATLPVSLPLGAKMSDVRSSTESQFHSGPTNNGGQSEQLRTLSRGTVELLQDSVIRSEGETNRREGRIVAPGQTGPPIRRTQSHVTASEEEKWRINQEINRPVQRSRTFISLFRKRDSSRSVSRSESNQGRYDDDDDDDDVSGQDALTRVREMAVRLLEDEDVNVLLEICQRYLTDGGVQALVNTLLNTLNTPEKLLLLREIRTLVSSDDLLLFNHTVAPYEEEAYDILKSRSCRNSPLLSPRTDRTPRRHFVPPMTDLHGEFELHSAQDVEKQKRVKEDLEQLALSCYKEQNEPLQTSTAFSTLQDVPLDAYKHTDTLRSSSSSVLLPNWLLAENTHSDSPQTPENSLTRPDALILHSGYAVISKSGRLPGIRTDGEEEPGQDVLFTVVDMPRHKRPLLSQIFGSLKMSHSSTVLPIKQSWQHQRSGRETHNHDAHMEQDCFEFTTVNISKTKQSLGISISGGAESRVQPTVKIEKIFPGGAASANDVLQAGFELVSVDGVSLQGVTHQDAVDIIREAFKNKATDPMELVVKGILGYDELR
- the pdzd7b gene encoding PDZ domain-containing protein 7 isoform X1, whose translation is MTTGEVVRLTVIRGDDGQLGFSVRGGSEHGLGVFISKVQRNSSAELAGLCVGDKLLEVNGVSMENISMSSAVKVLTDHTRLRLAVQRVGRVPGGRYTNEKTTWVDLIHRRMIVEESDTPVSAYSSDGALCRTVHLHLSHIQSCLGLNIRGGREYNLGIYISKLDPGGLAEQGGIKMGDQILSANGVSFENISHQRAVEVLKSQPHVLLTIKEAGRYPAYKEMVTELSWMNKSGSETESDSQSSVSSLSSGTPLGSMSGLSQATLPVSLPLGAKMSDVRSSTESQFHSGPTNNGGQSEQLRTLSRGTVELLQDSVIRSEGETNRREGRIVAPGQTGPPIRRTQSHVTASEEEKWRINQEINRPVQRSRTFISLFRKRDSSRSVSRSESNQGRYDDDDDDDDVSGQDALTRVREMAVRLLEDEDVNVLLEICQRYLTDGGVQALVNTLLNTLNTPEKLLLLREIRTLVSSDDLLLFNHTVAPYEEEAYDILKSRSCRNSPLLSPRTDRTPRRHFVPPMTDLHGEFELHSAQDVEKQKRVKEDLEQLALSCYKEQNEPLQTSTAFSTLQDVPLDAYKHTDTLRSSSSSVLLPNWLLAENTHSDSPQTPENSLTRPDALILHSGYAVISKSGRLPGIRTDGEEEPGQDVLFTVVDMPRHKRPLLSQIFGSLKMSHSSTVLPIKQSWQHQRSGRETHNHDAHMEQDCFEFTTVNISKTKQSLGISISGGAESRVQPTVKIEKIFPGGAASANDVLQAGFELVSVDGVSLQGVTHQDAVDIIREAFKNKATDPMELVVKTILVGDSGVGKTSLLVQFDQGKFIPGSFSATVGIGFTNKVLTVDELKVRLQIWDTAGQERFRSVTHAYYRDAQALLLLYDITSRSSFDNTRAWLTEIHEYAQDDVVIMLIGNKTDMSNTRVIRREDGEKLAREFGVIFLETSAKTGLNVDQAFITVAKELVRRSVQMPVQPRFYLHDLMEPEKETSGCCGFN
- the pdzd7b gene encoding PDZ domain-containing protein 7 isoform X2, with amino-acid sequence MTTGEVVRLTVIRGDDGQLGFSVRGGSEHGLGVFISKVQRNSSAELAGLCVGDKLLEVNGVSMENISMSSAVKVLTDHTRLRLAVQRVGRVPGGRYTNEKTTWVDLIHRRMIVEESDTPVSAYSSDGALCRTVHLHLSHIQSCLGLNIRGGREYNLGIYISKLDPGGLAEQGGIKMGDQILSANGVSFENISHQRAVEVLKSQPHVLLTIKEAGRYPAYKEMVTELSWMNKCSETESDSQSSVSSLSSGTPLGSMSGLSQATLPVSLPLGAKMSDVRSSTESQFHSGPTNNGGQSEQLRTLSRGTVELLQDSVIRSEGETNRREGRIVAPGQTGPPIRRTQSHVTASEEEKWRINQEINRPVQRSRTFISLFRKRDSSRSVSRSESNQGRYDDDDDDDDVSGQDALTRVREMAVRLLEDEDVNVLLEICQRYLTDGGVQALVNTLLNTLNTPEKLLLLREIRTLVSSDDLLLFNHTVAPYEEEAYDILKSRSCRNSPLLSPRTDRTPRRHFVPPMTDLHGEFELHSAQDVEKQKRVKEDLEQLALSCYKEQNEPLQTSTAFSTLQDVPLDAYKHTDTLRSSSSSVLLPNWLLAENTHSDSPQTPENSLTRPDALILHSGYAVISKSGRLPGIRTDGEEEPGQDVLFTVVDMPRHKRPLLSQIFGSLKMSHSSTVLPIKQSWQHQRSGRETHNHDAHMEQDCFEFTTVNISKTKQSLGISISGGAESRVQPTVKIEKIFPGGAASANDVLQAGFELVSVDGVSLQGVTHQDAVDIIREAFKNKATDPMELVVKTILVGDSGVGKTSLLVQFDQGKFIPGSFSATVGIGFTNKVLTVDELKVRLQIWDTAGQERFRSVTHAYYRDAQALLLLYDITSRSSFDNTRAWLTEIHEYAQDDVVIMLIGNKTDMSNTRVIRREDGEKLAREFGVIFLETSAKTGLNVDQAFITVAKELVRRSVQMPVQPRFYLHDLMEPEKETSGCCGFN